A genomic region of Mesorhizobium sp. NZP2077 contains the following coding sequences:
- a CDS encoding integrase core domain-containing protein: protein MVWRETGIMDERLRFVVDCLSGEETMSALCAAYGISRKSGYKWLGRYREFGGDGLHDLPRAPLNHGRATPWDVVERIVAMKEAHPLWGPKKIMARLKRAEPCCGWPAVSTAGEILKRHGLVGRKRRRWKAAGNGPWPEASEPNAVWTGDHKGWFRTRDGWRCEPLTVMDASSRYLLALEATGSTAEAEAWPVFERLFEEHGLPDRFRSDNGPPFASPGVTGLTPLAARFVKLGIALERIQPGKPQQNGRHERFHLTMLPMAKAPEADRAAQAQAFEAFRCSYNEERPHEALGMGTPAQHYRPSTRPMPRTTPEPDYPAEAAMRSVRQNGAIKWQGAEIYVSATLAGEPIAIEETENGEWAMRFYAHPLGFIDQKHMKLVRRSAAPTQQLGAAANPP from the coding sequence ATGGTTTGGCGAGAGACTGGCATCATGGACGAGCGGCTACGGTTTGTTGTGGACTGCCTTTCGGGTGAGGAGACGATGAGCGCGCTCTGTGCGGCCTACGGCATCTCGCGCAAGAGCGGCTACAAATGGCTTGGGCGCTATCGGGAGTTTGGCGGGGATGGTTTGCATGACCTGCCGCGAGCGCCGCTCAATCACGGCCGGGCGACGCCTTGGGATGTGGTGGAGCGGATCGTGGCTATGAAGGAGGCCCACCCGCTGTGGGGACCCAAGAAGATCATGGCCAGGCTCAAGCGAGCGGAGCCCTGCTGCGGCTGGCCTGCGGTCTCGACGGCCGGTGAGATTCTGAAGCGACATGGACTTGTGGGGCGTAAGCGCAGGCGCTGGAAGGCGGCAGGCAATGGTCCATGGCCGGAAGCTTCAGAGCCGAACGCGGTATGGACTGGGGATCACAAGGGCTGGTTCCGAACCCGTGATGGGTGGCGTTGCGAACCCTTGACGGTGATGGATGCATCGAGCCGCTACCTTCTGGCGCTGGAAGCAACGGGTTCCACGGCCGAAGCCGAGGCCTGGCCGGTGTTCGAGCGGCTGTTTGAAGAGCATGGGCTGCCGGATCGCTTCAGAAGCGACAATGGTCCACCCTTCGCCTCGCCCGGCGTCACCGGCCTGACGCCGCTTGCGGCGCGCTTCGTCAAACTCGGGATCGCCCTTGAGCGCATCCAGCCGGGCAAGCCGCAGCAGAACGGGCGCCATGAGCGCTTCCACCTGACCATGCTGCCGATGGCCAAGGCACCGGAGGCCGACAGGGCGGCTCAAGCTCAGGCGTTCGAGGCCTTCCGGTGCAGCTACAATGAGGAACGCCCGCACGAGGCACTTGGCATGGGCACCCCGGCACAGCATTACCGTCCCTCGACACGCCCCATGCCCAGGACGACACCCGAGCCGGACTATCCGGCCGAGGCGGCGATGCGCAGTGTACGCCAGAACGGCGCCATCAAATGGCAGGGCGCCGAGATCTACGTCTCGGCCACGCTGGCGGGCGAGCCTATTGCCATCGAAGAAACTGAGAACGGCGAATGGGCCATGCGCTTCTATGCCCATCCGCTCGGCTTCATCGACCAGAAGCACATGAAACTGGTTCGCCGAAGCGCCGCGCCAACCCAACAGCTTGGCGCTGCGGCGAACCCTCCATAA
- a CDS encoding glycine--tRNA ligase subunit alpha yields the protein MLKGQALAFAVEATVTIELPAHMHPSRSFQGLILTLHNYWAAYGCVILQPYDMEVGAGTFHPATTLRALGPRRWNAAYVQPSRRPKDGRYGENPNRLQHYYQYQVILKPNPPNLQELYLGSLQAIGVDPLLHDIRFVEDDWESPTLGAWGLGWECWCDGMEVSQFTYFQQVCGIECAPVAGELTYGLERLAMYVQGVDNIYDLNFNGREGAEKVTYGDVFLQAEQEYSRHNFEYANTAMLLRHFEDAEAECKALLDAGAPASNDNLPMHKMVFPAYDQCIKASHVFNLLDARGVISVTERQSYILRVRNLAKACGEAFLKTHAGGLAA from the coding sequence ATGCTCAAGGGACAGGCTCTAGCCTTTGCTGTCGAGGCCACCGTGACGATTGAACTTCCCGCCCATATGCATCCCAGCCGCTCGTTCCAGGGGCTGATCCTGACCTTGCACAATTACTGGGCGGCCTATGGTTGCGTCATCCTCCAGCCCTACGACATGGAAGTCGGCGCCGGCACGTTTCATCCGGCAACGACGTTGCGCGCGCTCGGGCCGCGGCGTTGGAACGCCGCCTATGTCCAGCCGTCGCGCCGTCCCAAGGATGGCCGCTATGGCGAGAACCCGAACCGGCTGCAGCATTATTACCAGTACCAGGTGATCCTGAAGCCGAACCCGCCGAACCTGCAGGAACTCTATCTCGGCTCGCTCCAGGCGATCGGCGTCGATCCGCTGCTGCATGACATCCGCTTTGTTGAGGACGATTGGGAGAGCCCGACGCTGGGCGCCTGGGGGCTTGGCTGGGAATGCTGGTGCGACGGCATGGAAGTGTCGCAGTTCACCTATTTCCAGCAGGTCTGCGGCATCGAATGCGCGCCGGTGGCCGGCGAACTGACCTACGGGCTGGAGCGGCTGGCCATGTATGTGCAGGGCGTCGACAACATCTACGACCTCAACTTCAACGGCCGTGAAGGTGCCGAAAAGGTCACCTATGGGGACGTCTTCCTGCAGGCCGAGCAGGAATATTCGCGCCACAATTTCGAATACGCCAACACGGCGATGCTGCTCAGGCATTTCGAAGACGCCGAGGCCGAGTGCAAGGCGCTGCTCGATGCCGGTGCGCCGGCGTCGAACGACAATCTGCCGATGCACAAGATGGTCTTTCCCGCTTACGACCAGTGCATCAAGGCCAGCCACGTCTTCAACCTGCTCGACGCGCGCGGCGTGATCTCGGTCACCGAGCGGCAGAGCTACATCCTGCGAGTGCGCAATCTGGCGAAAGCCTGCGGCGAGGCGTTTTTGAAGACGCATGCGGGTGGGCTGGCGGCCTAG
- a CDS encoding FAD-binding oxidoreductase produces MTEAAKTLDPALIGRFAAIVGDKYALRDEQDIAPYLIERRGLWHGATSLVLRPGSVDEVSRIMRLATETATPIVPQSGNTGLVGAQVPDRSGREVILSLSRLNRIREIDVLSNTVTAEAGVILQTLQEAADAADRLFPLSLAAQGSCQIGGNLSSNAGGTGVLAYGNARELCLGVEVVLPTGEVFDDLRKLKKDNTGYDLKNLFVGAEGTLGIITAAVLKLFPKPKGREVAFAGLSSPEAALSLFSLATDRAGASLTAFELISRRPYDFTLTHGQGVVRPLADDWPWYVLMQVSSGRSEADGRALIEEVLADGLEQGIVGDAVVAASLAQGDAFWNFRETLPECQKPEGASIKHDISVPIASIPRFIEEAAGAVASVSAGARVVCFGHMGDGNLHYNISRPVDGDDDAFLALYHPMNKAVHDVVRSLHGSISAEHGIGQLKRDELIATAPPMAIDLMRRVKTAFDPAGIMNPGKVI; encoded by the coding sequence ATGACCGAAGCTGCAAAGACACTTGATCCTGCTCTCATCGGCCGCTTCGCGGCGATCGTCGGCGACAAATACGCGCTGCGCGACGAGCAGGACATCGCGCCTTACCTTATCGAGCGACGCGGACTCTGGCATGGCGCGACGTCGCTGGTGCTGCGACCGGGAAGTGTCGACGAAGTCAGCCGAATCATGCGGCTGGCGACCGAGACAGCAACGCCCATCGTGCCGCAAAGCGGCAACACCGGGCTGGTCGGCGCCCAGGTACCGGACAGGTCCGGCCGCGAGGTCATCCTGTCGTTGTCGCGGCTGAACCGTATCCGCGAGATCGATGTCCTGTCCAACACGGTGACAGCAGAGGCCGGCGTCATCCTGCAGACACTGCAGGAGGCTGCCGATGCCGCCGACCGGCTGTTTCCGCTGTCGCTCGCCGCGCAAGGCTCCTGCCAGATCGGCGGCAACCTTTCTTCCAATGCCGGCGGCACCGGCGTGCTTGCCTATGGCAATGCCCGCGAACTCTGCCTCGGTGTCGAGGTGGTGCTGCCAACGGGCGAGGTGTTCGACGATCTGCGCAAGCTGAAGAAGGACAACACCGGCTACGATTTGAAGAACCTGTTCGTCGGCGCCGAAGGCACGCTCGGCATCATCACCGCAGCCGTGCTCAAACTGTTCCCGAAACCGAAAGGGCGCGAGGTCGCTTTCGCCGGCCTGTCGTCGCCCGAGGCGGCACTATCGCTGTTCAGCCTGGCGACCGATCGCGCCGGCGCTTCACTCACGGCATTCGAACTGATCAGCAGGAGACCTTACGATTTCACGCTCACGCATGGTCAAGGTGTCGTGCGGCCGCTGGCCGATGACTGGCCCTGGTATGTCTTGATGCAGGTTTCCTCCGGCCGCTCGGAAGCCGACGGCCGGGCGCTGATCGAGGAGGTGCTGGCGGATGGTCTCGAGCAAGGCATCGTTGGCGATGCGGTTGTCGCGGCAAGCCTTGCCCAAGGCGACGCCTTCTGGAATTTCCGCGAGACGTTACCAGAATGCCAGAAGCCGGAGGGGGCTTCGATCAAGCACGACATCTCGGTGCCGATCGCATCGATCCCGCGTTTTATCGAAGAGGCCGCCGGCGCGGTGGCCTCGGTCAGTGCCGGCGCCCGCGTGGTCTGCTTCGGCCATATGGGCGACGGCAACCTTCACTATAACATCTCGCGGCCCGTGGATGGCGACGACGACGCGTTTCTCGCCCTCTACCACCCCATGAACAAGGCCGTGCACGATGTCGTGCGGTCCTTGCATGGATCGATCTCGGCCGAGCACGGCATCGGCCAGTTGAAGCGCGACGAACTGATCGCGACGGCGCCGCCGATGGCTATCGATCTGATGCGTAGGGTGAAAACCGCCTTCGATCCGGCCGGCATCATGAATCCCGGTAAGGTTATCTGA
- a CDS encoding DUF6101 family protein yields MNTGLKPVWAGRNMRLDPFRLPQVVSYATRDDYGDVTFTIDHRGAVIRRLLEMSGVPAIIALPANAFRGVAARAMEDPDGNVTVTLELLHNDPMLSVPLLVADDLEDVAADWRAWADAYRLPMLLIESDGVARTLEESLGAAIKTLPPQDRRKGRISNTRRPRFLARRRAGNLGLRLVIDGQEIISRD; encoded by the coding sequence ATGAACACTGGACTGAAGCCAGTCTGGGCGGGACGCAACATGCGCCTCGACCCATTCCGCCTGCCGCAGGTGGTGAGCTACGCCACGCGCGACGACTATGGCGACGTGACGTTCACCATCGATCACCGCGGCGCCGTGATCCGTCGCCTGCTCGAGATGAGCGGCGTGCCGGCGATCATCGCTCTGCCAGCCAATGCGTTCCGCGGCGTTGCCGCGCGCGCGATGGAGGATCCGGACGGCAATGTCACGGTGACCCTGGAACTCCTGCACAATGATCCGATGCTGTCGGTGCCGCTTTTGGTGGCCGACGATCTCGAAGATGTCGCCGCCGACTGGCGCGCCTGGGCCGATGCCTACCGCCTGCCGATGCTCTTGATCGAATCGGACGGCGTCGCCCGCACCTTGGAAGAATCGCTCGGCGCCGCCATCAAGACGCTGCCGCCGCAGGATCGCCGCAAGGGCCGCATTTCGAACACGCGCCGCCCGCGTTTCCTCGCCCGTCGCAGGGCCGGCAACCTCGGTCTCAGGCTGGTCATCGACGGCCAGGAGATCATTTCGCGCGACTAG
- a CDS encoding GNAT family N-acetyltransferase, whose protein sequence is MPSSVIVRPVTRQDFDLWLPLWDGYNAFYGRSGETALAREITAMTWSRFFDAYEPVHALVAESDRQLLGLVHYLFHRSTTAIAPNCYLQDLFTTQASRGKGIGRALIEGVYQRAQAAGSGRVYWLTHETNQTAMKLYDKVGERSGFVVYRKLF, encoded by the coding sequence ATGCCCAGCTCCGTTATCGTCCGCCCGGTCACGCGACAGGATTTCGACCTATGGCTGCCGCTGTGGGATGGCTACAACGCATTTTATGGCCGCTCCGGCGAGACGGCGCTGGCAAGAGAAATCACCGCGATGACGTGGTCGCGCTTCTTCGATGCCTATGAGCCGGTCCATGCCCTGGTTGCCGAAAGCGACAGACAGCTTCTCGGCCTCGTGCACTATCTCTTCCACCGCAGCACGACGGCGATCGCGCCAAACTGTTATCTGCAGGACCTTTTCACTACGCAGGCGTCGCGCGGAAAGGGGATCGGCCGTGCGTTGATCGAAGGCGTCTATCAGCGCGCCCAGGCCGCCGGCTCGGGCCGGGTTTACTGGCTGACGCACGAAACCAATCAAACCGCGATGAAGCTCTATGACAAGGTCGGCGAACGCTCCGGGTTTGTCGTCTATCGCAAACTATTTTGA
- a CDS encoding ATPase — protein sequence MNSDHEIEVTEETSAAAEAIETASETDHDAAAAVEAADHSADHSDDEDGDEEDGEESDEDDADHAVKAEGDEGEEETEDSESEEEEDDDKEEAA from the coding sequence ATGAATTCCGATCACGAAATCGAAGTGACTGAAGAAACCTCGGCCGCCGCCGAGGCGATTGAAACCGCTTCCGAAACCGATCACGACGCGGCTGCCGCGGTCGAAGCCGCCGATCACTCTGCCGATCACTCTGATGACGAGGACGGCGACGAAGAAGACGGCGAAGAGTCCGACGAAGACGACGCCGATCACGCGGTGAAGGCCGAAGGCGACGAGGGTGAAGAAGAAACCGAAGACAGCGAGTCCGAAGAAGAAGAAGACGACGACAAGGAAGAAGCGGCCTGA
- a CDS encoding L-threonylcarbamoyladenylate synthase, producing MAEILAVGEALERALALLQGGDVVAIPTETVYGLAGDATNGIGVARIFEAKGRPRFNPLIAHVADMAMAERIAVFDPLSRKLAQTFWPGPLTLVLPQRSGNGIHPLVTAGLDTIALRMPRGFGGDLIARLGRPLAAPSANSSGRISATTAQAVAADLGARIKLVVDGGATPVGLESTIVKAEGERLRLLRPGGIAAEELEAAIGVKLLRGGVAGVEAPGMLASHYAPGAAMRLDADTVGKDEALLGFGGQRAEGWHHAAAFRNLSVSGDLREAASNLFAYMQDLDRSGARTIAVEPVPFDGLGEAINDRLSRAAAPRDNTEPTP from the coding sequence GTGGCTGAGATACTTGCCGTTGGCGAAGCGTTGGAGCGGGCGCTGGCTCTGCTTCAGGGTGGCGATGTCGTCGCCATCCCGACGGAGACCGTCTACGGGCTTGCCGGCGACGCCACCAACGGCATTGGCGTCGCGCGCATTTTCGAGGCCAAGGGACGGCCGCGCTTCAACCCGCTGATCGCCCATGTCGCCGACATGGCGATGGCCGAGCGGATTGCTGTGTTCGATCCGCTGTCTAGGAAGTTGGCACAGACGTTCTGGCCGGGTCCGCTGACGCTGGTGCTGCCGCAGCGGTCCGGCAACGGCATTCATCCGCTGGTCACGGCCGGGCTTGACACGATCGCCTTGCGCATGCCGAGAGGCTTTGGCGGCGACCTCATTGCAAGACTCGGCCGGCCGCTTGCCGCACCCAGCGCCAATTCATCCGGCAGGATCAGCGCGACGACGGCACAAGCGGTGGCGGCCGATCTCGGCGCCCGCATCAAGCTGGTCGTCGATGGCGGCGCTACACCGGTTGGGCTGGAATCGACCATCGTCAAGGCCGAAGGGGAACGACTGCGCCTGCTCCGGCCCGGCGGCATTGCCGCCGAGGAGTTAGAAGCAGCCATCGGCGTGAAACTGTTGCGCGGCGGTGTCGCCGGCGTCGAGGCGCCGGGCATGCTTGCCTCGCACTACGCGCCAGGTGCCGCGATGCGGCTCGATGCCGATACCGTTGGCAAAGACGAAGCGTTGCTCGGTTTCGGCGGCCAGCGGGCTGAAGGCTGGCACCATGCGGCTGCCTTTCGCAATTTGTCGGTATCAGGCGATCTGCGCGAAGCCGCGAGCAATCTTTTCGCCTATATGCAGGATCTGGATCGCAGCGGCGCGCGCACCATCGCCGTCGAGCCGGTCCCCTTCGACGGGCTTGGCGAAGCCATAAACGACCGCCTCTCTCGCGCCGCCGCCCCCCGTGACAACACTGAGCCCACACCGTAG
- a CDS encoding tetratricopeptide repeat protein has protein sequence MQQGRARWLTRLAIVTGMAISAFPAYAKQSTEPVKISSFSGAYLAARIAEGDNDLDSAIAYYKQALAFDPSDTGLQQSLMLSLIAQGRFDESLVYADKLKEVPDVERFSRLALAVDSFHKKDFTKAQYWLKLSLESDLDRLISGVMSGWAEQGAGQASDAMASIDKLQGPDWFGLFKSFHRALIADASNMPEKAEAIYAATMQDTTAGGAAPETWMRNAQAYASFLARKGDKAKAISVLDQAEAFSPGKLEIVALRDRIAKGDKIAPFVSGPSDGASEILLDLATALNRGGGEPFVRLYLQYALALRPDSDAALVQLAAVAEQLKDGEGAIALYRRIPDSSPLKELSDLQLGLNLADLDRHDEAITHLKAFVEAHPDDMRAYLALGGVYSSKDDFRSAANLYDKAVEVLKAPTAANWNIFYQRGIAYERLKEWPKAEPNFRRALELQPDQPQVLNYLGYSWVDMNTNLKEGLAMIQKAVDLRPSDGYIVDSLGWAYFRLGRFDDAVREMERAVSLKPEDPVLNDHLGDAYWRVGRKLEATFQWNQARDLKPDPDVLATLQQKLMKGLPPIESNTAQETPKVKPEPVPAPKG, from the coding sequence ATGCAGCAAGGACGTGCGCGCTGGCTGACAAGGCTGGCAATTGTGACGGGCATGGCGATTTCGGCTTTTCCGGCCTATGCCAAGCAATCCACCGAACCGGTCAAGATCTCGTCGTTCTCGGGCGCCTATCTGGCTGCCCGGATTGCCGAAGGCGACAACGACCTCGACAGCGCCATCGCCTACTACAAGCAGGCGCTGGCCTTCGATCCGAGCGACACCGGGCTGCAGCAGAGCCTGATGTTGTCGCTGATAGCGCAAGGCCGCTTCGATGAATCCCTAGTCTATGCCGACAAGCTCAAGGAAGTGCCCGATGTCGAGCGCTTTTCGCGCCTGGCGCTGGCGGTCGATTCCTTCCACAAGAAGGATTTCACCAAGGCGCAATACTGGCTCAAACTGTCGCTGGAATCCGACCTCGACCGGCTGATCTCCGGCGTCATGTCCGGCTGGGCCGAACAGGGTGCCGGCCAGGCCAGCGATGCGATGGCTTCGATCGACAAGCTGCAGGGGCCGGACTGGTTCGGCCTGTTCAAATCCTTCCACCGTGCCCTGATCGCCGATGCCTCCAACATGCCTGAAAAGGCCGAGGCGATCTACGCCGCAACGATGCAGGATACCACGGCCGGCGGTGCGGCGCCTGAGACCTGGATGCGCAACGCGCAGGCCTATGCCTCGTTCCTGGCCCGCAAGGGCGACAAGGCCAAGGCGATCTCGGTGCTCGACCAGGCCGAGGCGTTTTCGCCGGGCAAGCTGGAAATCGTCGCCTTGCGCGACCGGATCGCCAAGGGCGACAAGATCGCGCCCTTCGTTTCCGGCCCGTCCGACGGTGCTTCCGAAATCCTGCTCGATCTCGCCACCGCGCTCAACCGTGGCGGCGGCGAGCCGTTCGTTCGCCTTTACCTGCAATATGCGCTTGCCCTGCGGCCCGACAGCGACGCGGCTCTCGTGCAGCTCGCCGCCGTCGCCGAACAGTTGAAGGACGGCGAGGGCGCCATCGCGCTCTATCGGCGCATCCCCGACTCTTCACCGCTCAAGGAGCTTTCGGACCTGCAGCTTGGCCTCAACCTGGCCGATCTCGATCGCCATGACGAGGCGATCACCCATCTGAAGGCCTTCGTCGAGGCCCATCCCGACGACATGCGCGCCTATCTGGCGCTCGGCGGGGTCTATTCCTCGAAGGACGATTTCCGCTCGGCCGCCAATCTCTACGACAAGGCCGTCGAGGTGCTGAAAGCGCCGACCGCGGCCAACTGGAACATCTTCTATCAGCGCGGCATCGCCTATGAGCGGCTGAAGGAATGGCCGAAAGCCGAGCCGAATTTCCGCAGGGCGCTGGAGCTGCAGCCCGACCAGCCGCAAGTGCTGAACTATCTCGGCTATTCCTGGGTCGATATGAACACCAACCTCAAGGAAGGCCTGGCGATGATCCAGAAGGCCGTCGATCTCAGGCCGAGCGACGGTTACATCGTCGATTCGCTGGGCTGGGCCTATTTCCGCCTCGGCAGGTTCGATGACGCGGTGCGCGAAATGGAGCGCGCCGTCTCGCTAAAGCCGGAAGATCCGGTTCTCAACGACCATCTCGGCGACGCCTACTGGCGCGTCGGCCGCAAGCTTGAAGCCACCTTCCAGTGGAACCAGGCCCGCGACCTGAAGCCGGATCCCGATGTGCTGGCCACCTTGCAGCAGAAGCTGATGAAGGGCCTGCCGCCGATCGAATCGAACACCGCGCAGGAGACCCCCAAGGTCAAGCCCGAGCCGGTGCCCGCCCCGAAAGGGTGA
- the glyS gene encoding glycine--tRNA ligase subunit beta, with the protein MPDLLLELRSEEIPARMQRKAAGDLRKMLTDGLVEAGLTYEAAREYWTPRRLTLDIRGLTARSKDISEEIKGPSTTAPEQAVQGFLRKAGLSSVAEAHVHSDPKKGDFYVAHISKPGRAAEEIVAELVPGIIRNFPWPKSMRWGPASAKPGSLRWVRPLQSILCTFGPETEEPVVVDFEIDGIRSGNITYGHRFLSPDEITVRRFDDYVSKLEAAKVVLDADRRKEIILADARNLAFANGLDLVEDEGLLEEVSGLVEWPVVLMGEFEQAFLAIPAEVIRLTIRANQKCFVTRPQGESEALSNRFILTANIEATDGGKEIAHGNGKVVRARLSDALYFWTTDQGDLPDLATLESSAEKFGLDLKKPLDQRMARLDHLNVTFHAKLGTQGERVERIKRLAEELAPIVGADAALATRAAVLAKADLQTEVVGEFPELQGAMGRKYALLQGEHPSVAAAIEEHYKPQGPSDYVPSEPVSVAVALADKLDTLVGFWAIDEKPTGSKDPYALRRAALGVVRIILENKLKLSLGIAIAAAVSSALAAYEQKGEGAESCGVVAMLDSRIRDYKGTSQLLSEAGLISNLLKGGLANASSETFGSADQEREFFDGQRLMELNASLSPFIADLVAFFHDRLKVYLRDKGARHDLIDAVITPQSDDLLQIVRRVEALGSFLDTEDGKNLLAGTKRAANILAAEEKKKTAVAETVEPALFRQDTEKSLFAAVNQAEKQAGEAIQNEDFSAAMLALSVLREPVDSFFEGVLVNDEDLSVRANRLALLARIRAATGQVADFAKIAG; encoded by the coding sequence ATGCCCGATCTGCTTCTAGAACTTCGCTCCGAGGAAATCCCCGCCCGCATGCAGCGCAAGGCGGCGGGTGATCTGAGGAAGATGCTGACCGACGGTCTGGTCGAGGCAGGGCTGACCTATGAGGCGGCGCGCGAGTACTGGACGCCGCGGCGTCTGACGCTTGATATCAGGGGGCTGACCGCGCGTTCGAAGGATATAAGCGAGGAAATCAAGGGGCCGTCGACGACGGCGCCCGAGCAGGCGGTCCAGGGATTCCTGCGCAAGGCCGGGCTATCTTCGGTCGCAGAGGCGCATGTCCATTCCGACCCGAAGAAGGGCGACTTCTATGTCGCCCACATTTCGAAGCCGGGCAGGGCGGCTGAAGAAATCGTCGCCGAATTGGTGCCAGGCATCATCCGCAATTTCCCCTGGCCGAAATCGATGCGCTGGGGGCCGGCCTCGGCCAAACCGGGCTCGCTGCGCTGGGTGCGGCCGCTGCAATCCATCCTGTGCACCTTCGGGCCGGAGACCGAGGAGCCTGTCGTGGTCGATTTCGAGATCGACGGCATCCGCTCCGGCAACATCACCTACGGCCACCGTTTCCTCTCGCCTGATGAAATCACCGTGCGTCGCTTCGACGATTATGTGAGCAAGCTGGAAGCCGCGAAGGTGGTGCTCGACGCCGACCGCCGCAAAGAGATCATCCTCGCCGACGCCCGCAATCTTGCTTTCGCCAACGGGCTCGACCTGGTCGAGGACGAAGGCTTGCTCGAGGAAGTGTCCGGGCTGGTCGAATGGCCGGTCGTGTTGATGGGTGAGTTCGAGCAGGCGTTCCTCGCCATTCCGGCCGAAGTGATCCGGCTGACCATCCGCGCCAACCAGAAGTGCTTTGTCACGCGTCCGCAAGGTGAAAGCGAAGCGCTTTCCAACCGCTTCATCCTCACGGCCAACATCGAGGCCACGGATGGCGGCAAGGAGATTGCCCACGGCAACGGCAAGGTGGTGCGCGCGCGTCTCTCGGATGCTCTCTATTTCTGGACGACCGACCAAGGCGATCTGCCGGATCTCGCTACGCTTGAATCATCGGCTGAAAAGTTCGGGCTCGATCTGAAAAAGCCGCTCGACCAGCGCATGGCCCGGCTCGACCATCTCAATGTGACGTTCCATGCCAAGCTCGGCACACAGGGCGAGCGGGTGGAGCGGATCAAGCGGTTGGCGGAGGAATTGGCGCCGATCGTCGGCGCCGATGCCGCTCTCGCCACTCGCGCCGCGGTTCTCGCCAAGGCCGACCTGCAGACCGAGGTGGTCGGCGAATTTCCGGAATTGCAGGGCGCCATGGGCCGCAAATATGCACTGCTGCAAGGCGAACATCCATCCGTGGCCGCAGCCATCGAGGAACATTACAAGCCGCAAGGCCCGTCGGACTATGTGCCGAGCGAACCGGTGTCGGTTGCCGTCGCGCTCGCCGACAAACTGGATACGCTGGTCGGCTTCTGGGCCATCGATGAAAAGCCGACAGGGTCGAAGGATCCCTATGCTCTGCGCCGTGCCGCGCTGGGCGTAGTGAGGATCATTCTGGAAAACAAACTCAAGCTTTCGCTGGGCATTGCCATTGCGGCCGCAGTCTCTTCGGCTCTCGCTGCATATGAACAAAAGGGCGAAGGGGCTGAGAGCTGTGGCGTTGTCGCGATGCTCGATTCCCGCATTCGCGACTACAAGGGGACAAGCCAGCTGTTGTCGGAAGCGGGCCTGATTTCCAACTTGTTGAAAGGCGGGCTGGCCAACGCAAGTTCAGAAACTTTTGGCTCCGCCGATCAGGAGCGAGAGTTCTTCGATGGCCAGCGTCTGATGGAACTCAATGCATCGCTGTCGCCATTCATCGCCGACCTCGTTGCATTCTTCCACGACCGCCTCAAAGTCTATCTCCGCGACAAGGGCGCACGCCACGATCTGATCGACGCCGTCATCACGCCGCAGTCCGACGACCTCCTGCAGATCGTGCGCCGCGTCGAGGCGCTCGGCTCGTTCCTCGACACCGAGGACGGCAAAAATCTGCTCGCCGGCACCAAGCGTGCGGCCAACATCCTGGCCGCCGAGGAGAAGAAGAAAACGGCGGTCGCCGAAACCGTTGAGCCGGCTCTGTTCCGGCAGGATACCGAGAAATCGCTGTTTGCGGCGGTGAATCAGGCCGAGAAGCAAGCCGGCGAAGCGATTCAAAACGAAGACTTTTCCGCCGCCATGCTGGCGCTTAGCGTGTTGCGCGAACCCGTTGATTCATTCTTTGAGGGTGTTCTCGTGAATGATGAGGACTTGTCCGTACGTGCCAACCGTCTGGCGCTGCTCGCTCGCATTCGTGCCGCTACCGGTCAGGTCGCCGATTTCGCAAAAATCGCTGGCTGA